One genomic segment of Pagrus major chromosome 13, Pma_NU_1.0 includes these proteins:
- the trim47 gene encoding E3 ubiquitin-protein ligase TRIM47, with protein MATAGATGDDLRKELTCAICLDFFKDPVILKCGHNFCRFCICMHWDENGGDYGYQCPQCRTVFSKRSFTKNYLVQNLVAKLDDLDCLGSCPAQAKPVKVDGKCEQHGEELKLYCQTDKRPICVVCRESRAHRHHEVAPVPEVVNDMKMELKLRLMELNWQKSQCVKVITADERTKSEVRMKKQRLKEKIEADVGALVQFLLDERDSLLESLDAEEVATMAVIDDNLKIVETEAADVDKAIANIHSHISGKTSFESLAETFNEAIHCKPFTSLEPVNCQTEFTDFSGPFQLIMWKKMMHVLHTMPQNLTLDPDTAHPNLLISDFDTKVEEGRVRNQEPDLPARFNRFCGVLATAQYASGQHYWEVDVRDKGVWYLGVTTECSNRKGFVSLTPSAGYWSLCLQDRLYANGEHGRIPVADYWNSPRVGVYLDYDNGRLSFYDAVTMKRLYMFDTCFEEPVYPFFSPGKNDPGSRLQICHYY; from the exons atggctaccgctgGAGCAACTGGAGACGACCTGCGGAAAGAGCTCACATGTGCcatttgtttggatttcttcaAAGACCCGGTCATACTGAAATGCGGGCACAATTTCTGTCGGTTCTGCATCTGCATGCACTGGGATGAAAATGGCGGAGACTACGGCTATCAGTGCCCCCAGTGCCGCACG GTGTTCAGCAAAAGGAGCTTCACCAAAAACTACCTGGTGCAGAACCTGGTTGCCAAACTGGACGATCTGGACTGTCTGGGGTCTTGTCCCGCACAAGCTAAGCCCGTTAAAGTCGATGGAAAGTGTGAGCAACACGGAGAAGAGCTGAAACTGTACTGCCAGACTGATAAGAGGCCCATCTGTGTAGTCTGCAGGGAATCCAGAGCACACAG acACCATGAGGTAGCACCAGTGCCAGAAGTTGTGAATGATATGAAG ATGGAGTTGAAACTGAGGCTAATGGAGCTCAACTGGCAGAAGTCTCAGTGTGTGAAGGTTATAACGGCTGATGAGCGCACCAAAAGTGAAGTCAGG ATGAAGAAACAGAGACTCAAGGAGAAGATAGAGGCGGATGTCGGTGCCTTGGTCCAGTTCTTGCTTGATGAGAGGGACTCCCTGCTCGAGAGCCTCGATGCCGAGGAAGTGGCCACTATGGCCGTCATAGATGACAACTTGAAGATTGTGGAAACGGAGGCGGCAGATGTGGACAAAGCTATAGCTAATATCCACAGCCACATCAGTGGGAAAACTAGCTTTGAG AGCCTTGCTGAGACATTCAATGA GGCCATCCATTGCAAGCCTTTTACATCTCTGGAGCCAGTTAATTGTCAGACTGAATTTACAGACTTCTCAGGGCCCTTCCAGCTTATCATGTGGAAGAAGATGATGCATGTGCTGCATACCA TGCCTCAGAACCTCACCTTAGACCCAGACACCGCTCACCCAAACCTGCTCATctcagactttgacacaaaagTGGAGGAGGGCCGTGTTCGCAACCAGGAGCCAGACCTGCCAGCCCGCTTCAACCGATTCTGTGGTGTCCTCGCCACAGCCCAGTACGCCAGTGGCCAGCACTACTGGGAGGTGGATGTGAGGGACAAAGGTGTTTGGTACCTGGGAGTCACCACTGAGTGCAGCAACAGGAAGGGCTTTGTCAGCCTCACTCCCTCCGCAGGGTACTGGAGCCTGTGTCTGCAGGACCGGCTGTATGCCAACGGAGAGCATGGGCGCATCCCTGTCGCCGACTACTGGAACTCTCCTCGGGTCGGCGTGTACCTGGACTACGACAATGGGCGTCTCAGTTTCTACGACGCCGTCACAATGAAGAGACTGTACATGTTTGACACCTGCTTCGAGGAGCCTGTTTACCCTTTCTTCAGCCCAGGGAAGAATGATCCTGGCAGCAGGCTGCAGATATGCCACTAttactga